ACGGCTTTGCCGCCTCCCGTGCGCGTGCGCAGCCGCTCCGCCGTAGAGCAGCGTAAGAGAAGTGGCGATGGGGGAGGAGCGCGGCGCACAACGCACGCGCCGGAGGAGGCGCAGTTCGTACGAGAGCGCCCGGTGAGGCGTGCGCATGCGTATGCGCAATTGAATAGAGGTGGCCGTTGTAGTGCGTGGCGCAGAGTGCGTAGTCACAGTAGTTCGGGGGCCGACGGCGGTCGGCATGGAgcgggagctgcaggaggaggaggatgatgaCTTCGCGCTGGCgctgcagctccaggagctGTGGGAGGCGGACGGGGAGGCGTCGGCGGTGGCGTGTATAGAGGCCCCACCGGATCCCGCGTCCCTCAGCCCGCTGTCGGTGGTGGATGaagcctgggagctgctggaccCCAGCCCCGACGTGTACGGCCTCTTCGTGCAGTTCAACGAGACGCTCTTCTG
Above is a window of Meleagris gallopavo isolate NT-WF06-2002-E0010 breed Aviagen turkey brand Nicholas breeding stock unplaced genomic scaffold, Turkey_5.1 ChrUn_random_7180001881314, whole genome shotgun sequence DNA encoding:
- the LOC104916299 gene encoding sprT-like domain-containing protein Spartan produces the protein MERELQEEEDDDFALALQLQELWEADGEASAVACIEAPPDPASLSPLSVVDEAWELLDPSPDVYGLFVQFNETLFWGRLAAVEVSWSPRMTLYGRWGRGREVGLGAHRPRCGVSAPSSAGG